The Malus sylvestris chromosome 12, drMalSylv7.2, whole genome shotgun sequence genome contains a region encoding:
- the LOC126592902 gene encoding ABC transporter B family member 1 has protein sequence MSQDSEGIKTIEQWRWSEMQGLELLPDAADPFKTNPPANPSNPTATTSTAQRATTSTPQRADRMESSEPKKDSTGGGGDGGEKSESLPAVQFKELFRFADGLDYVLMAIGSVGAVVHGSSLPIFLRFFADLVNSFGANANDMDKMMQEVLKYALYFLVVGAAIWAASWAEISCWMWTGERQSTKMRIKYLEAALSQDVQYFDTEVRTSDVVFAINTDAVMVQDAISEKLGNFIHYMATFVSGFVVGFTAVWQLALVTLAVVPLIAVIGAIHTTALGKISGKSQEALSQAGHTVEQTVAQIRVVLSYVGESRALQAYSSALKVSQKLGYKSGFAKGMGLGATYFVVFCCYALLLWYGGYLVRHHFTNGGLAISTMFAVMLGGIGLGQSVPSMSAFVKAKVAAAKIFKIIDHKPGMDRNSEAGMELESVTGLVELKNVDFSYPSRQDVRILNNFSLNVPAGKTIALVGSSGSGKSTVVSLIERFYDPSSGQVLLDGHDIRTLKLKWLRQQIGLVSQEPALFATTIKENILLGRPDADQVEIEEASRVANAHSFIIKLPDGFDTQVGERGLQLSGGQKQRIAIARAMLKNPAILLLDEATSALDSESEKLVQEALDRFMIGRTTLVIAHRLSTIRKADLVAVLQQGSVSEIGTHDELFSKGENGVYAKLIRMQEMAHETALNNARKSSARPSSARNSVSSPIIARNSSYGRSPYSRRLSDFSTSDFSLSLDASYPNYRLEKLPFKEQASSFWRLAKMNSPEWVYALLGSVGSVVCGSLSAFFAYVLSAVLSVYYNPDHAFMIKQINKYCYLLIGLSSAALIFNTLQHFFWDIVGENLTKRVREKMLTAVLKNEMAWFDQEENESARVSARLALDANNVRSAIGDRISVIVQNTALMLVACTAGFVLQWRLALVLIAVFPLVVAATVLQKLFMTGFSGDLEAAHAKATQLAGEAIANVRTVAAFNSEGKIVGLFTRNLQIPLRRCFWKGQIAGIGFGIAQFALYASYALGLWYASWLVKHGISDFSKTIRVFMVLMVSANGAAETLTLAPDFIKGGRAMRSVFELLDRKTEIEPDDPDATVVPDRLRGEIELKHVDFTYPSRPDVPIFRDLSLRARAGKTLALVGPSGCGKSSVIALIQRFYDPTSGRVMIDGKDIRKYNLKSLRRHIAVVPQEPCLFATTIYENIAYGHESATEAEIIEAANLANAHKFISALPEGYKTFVGERGVQLSGGQKQRVAIARALLRKAEVMLLDEATSALDAESESSIQEALERACSGKTTIVVAHRLSTIRNAHVIAVIDDGKVAEQGSHSHLLKNYPDGCYARMIQLQRFTHTQAIGIASGSSSSVKPREEEEREGK, from the exons ATGTCACAAGATTCTGAGGGGATAAAGACGATTGAGCAGTGGAGATGGTCCGAAATGCAAGGTCTTGAGCTGCTGCCTGATGCGGCCGATCCTTTTAAAACCAATCCACCAGCAAACCCATCAAACCCAACAGCAACAACATCAACTGCCCAAAGGGCAACAACATCAACTCCCCAAAGGGCAGACAGAATGGAGAGCTCCGAGCCCAAAAAGGACTCCACCGGAGGCGGCGGCGACGGCGGAGAAAAGTCGGAGTCTTTACCTGCAGTTCAGTTCAAGGAACTCTTCAGATTCGCTGATGGGCTGGATTACGTTCTGATGGCAATTGGGTCAGTCGGAGCTGTCGTGCATGGCAGCTCTCTCCCCATTTTTCTCCGGTTCTTCGCCGATCTTGTTAATTCTTTCGGCGCGAATGCGAACGACATGGATAAGATGATGCAGGAGGTTTTGAAG TACGCATTGTACTTTCTGGTGGTTGGAGCTGCAATATGGGCGGCTTCATGGGCCG AGATTTCTTGTTGGATGTGGACCGGAGAGCGGCAATCAACAAAGATGAGGATAAAGTACCTTGAGGCTGCTCTGAGCCAGGACGTTCAGTACTTTGACACTGAGGTTCGAACATCCGACGTCGTTTTTGCAATCAACACCGATGCAGTGATGGTCCAGGACGCCATTAGTGAGAAG TTAGGTAATTTCATTCACTATATGGCAACATTTGTGTCTGGATTCGTGGTGGGTTTTACTGCTGTGTGGCAATTAGCACTTGTCACACTTGCTGTTGTTCCGCTGATAGCGGTGATCGGAGCCATTCATACCACCGCATTAGGCAAAATCTCAGGCAAGAGCCAAGAAGCTCTGTCACAAGCAGGACACACGGTAGAACAG ACTGTAGCTCAAATTCGAGTTGTTTTGTCATACGTTGGGGAATCGAGAGCGCTACAAGCATACTCCTCGGCATTGAAGGTGTCTCAGAAGCTTGGTTACAAAAGTGGATTTGCTAAAGGAATGGGACTCGGAGCGACTTACTTTGTAGTTTTCTGCTGTTATGCACTTCTTCTATGGTATGGGGGTTATCTTGTAAGGCACCACTTCACCAATGGCGGTCTTGCCATCTCCACCATGTTTGCCGTCATGCTAGGTGGAAT AGGGTTAGGACAGTCTGTCCCAAGCATGAGCGCATTCGTGAAGGCTAAAGTTGCAGCCGCAAAGATTTTCAAAATTATTGATCACAAACCGGGCATGGACCGGAATAGCGAAGCAGGAATGGAATTAGAGTCCGTTACGGGACTAGTTGAGCTGAAAAATGTTGATTTTTCCTACCCTTCGAGGCAGGATGTTCGTATCCTCAACAATTTCTCGCTGAATGTTCCAGCTGGAAAGACCATTGCTTTGGTTGGTAGCAGTGGCTCTGGTAAGAGCACTGTGGTCTCTCTCATTGAGAGGTTTTACGATCCTTCCTCAG GACAAGTGCTGCTAGATGGACATGACATAAGGACATTGAAACTAAAGTGGCTGAGGCAACAAATAGGGCTTGTGAGCCAAGAACCAGCTCTGTTTGCTACCACCATTAAAGAAAATATACTTTTGGGCAGGCCGGATGCGGACCAAGTTGAGATTGAAGAAGCCTCCAGAGTTGCCAATGCCCATTCATTCATTATCAAACTTCCTGATGGTTTTGATACTCAG GTAGGGGAGAGAGGACTGCAATTGTCTGGAGGACAGAAGCAGAGAATAGCCATAGCTAGGGCAATGCTGAAAAACCCAGCAATCCTGCTCTTAGACGAGGCAACGAGTGCATTGGACTCTGAGTCGGAAAAGCTGGTGCAAGAAGCCCTTGACCGGTTTATGATTGGAAGGACAACTCTCGTCATTGCCCATCGCCTTTCAACCATTCGCAAAGCTGACCTTGTAGCTGTTCTCCAACAAGGAAGTGTTTCTGAAATTGGAACCCATGATGAACTTTTCTCGAAGGGAGAAAATGGTGTCTATGCCAAGCTCATTCGGATGCAAGAGATGGCACATGAAACTGCTCTCAACAATGCGAGAAAGAGTAGCGCAAG GCCTTCTAGTGCCAGAAACTCTGTGAGCTCACCTATAATTGCCAGAAATTCCTCATACGGTCGATCACCATACTCACGCCGGCTATCGGACTTTTCTACTTCTGATTTTAGTCTCTCCCTTGATGCCTCATATCCCAATTACCGGCTTGAAAAACTACCCTTCAAGGAGCAAGCTAGTTCCTTCTGGCGCCTTGCTAAAATGAACTCTCCTGAATGGGTTTATGCTTTACTTGGTTCAGTTGGCTCTGTTGTTTGTGGTTCTCTAAGTGCTTTCTTTGCATATGTTCTAAGTGCTGTCCTCAGTGTTTACTATAATCCGGACCATGCCTTCATGATCAAACAAATTAATAAGTACTGCTACTTGTTAATTGGACTTTCATCAGCTGCACTAATCTTCAACACGTTACAACATTTCTTTTGGGATATTGTGGGAGAAAACCTCACAAAACGGGTGAGGGAGAAAATGCTGACAGCagttttgaaaaatgaaatggCATGGTTTGATCAGGAGGAAAATGAGAGTGCCAGGGTTTCAGCAAGGCTGGCTCTTGATGCCAACAATGTCAGATCAGCTATCGGAGACAGGATTTCTGTGATTGTACAGAACACAGCACTCATGCTTGTTGCTTGCACTGCGGGATTTGTTTTGCAATGGCGCCTTGCCCTTGTCCTCATAGCCGTCttccctttggttgttgcagcCACAGTTTTGcag AAACTGTTCATGACGGGTTTCTCTGGAGACCTTGAAGCTGCACATGCCAAGGCCACCCAACTAGCTGGGGAGGCCATAGCCAATGTAAGGACTGTTGCTGCATTCAATTCAGAGGGAAAAATTGTTGGTCTTTTCACCAGAAACCTCCAGATTCCACTACGCCGGTGCTTTTGGAAGGGCCAGATTGCTGGAATTGGATTTGGGATAGCTCAGTTTGCACTTTATGCTTCCTATGCTCTAGGTCTTTGGTATGCTTCCTGGCTTGTAAAGCATGGAATCTCCGACTTCTCAAAGACAATCCGAGTTTTCATGGTCCTCATGGTGTCTGCAAATGGTGCAGCAGAAACATTGACCCTGGCACCTGACTTTATCAAAGGTGGTCGAGCCATGCGATCAGTGTTTGAACTCCTTGACCGCAAAACTGAAATTGAACCTGATGATCCAGATGCTACTGTAGTCCCTGATCGTCTGCGTGGGGAAATTGAATTGAAGCATGTAGACTTTACTTACCCTAGTCGCCCTGATGTCCCTATTTTCCGTGACCTCTCCCTCCGTGCCCGAGCAGGCAAGACTCTTGCCCTTGTTGGTCCTAGTGGATGCGGTAAGAGTTCAGTCATTGCACTGATACAGCGATTCTATGACCCAACATCAGGACGAGTTATGATTGATGGGAAGGATATTCGAAAATACAATCTGAAGTCCCTACGAAGGCACATTGCCGTGGTTCCACAGGAGCCATGCCTCTTTGCTACAACCATATACGAAAATATTGCTTATGGACATGAGTCAGCAACTGAGGCTGAGATCATTGAAGCTGCAAATCTGGCTAACGCTCACAAGTTCATATCTGCATTGCCGGAGGGATACAAAACATTTGTTGGGGAGCGGGGAGTTCAGTTATCTGGAGGACAGAAACAAAGAGTTGCAATTGCCAGGGCTTTATTGAGGAAGGCAGAGGTTATGCTTCTTGATGAGGCAACAAGTGCACTTGATGCTGAGTCGGAGAGCTCTATTCAAGAGGCACTTGAGCGTGCTTGCTCGGGAAAAACCACAATTGTGGTTGCACACAGGCTATCAACTATCAGAAATGCGCATGTCATTGCAGTGATTGATGATGGAAAGGTGGCAGAGCAAGGATCCCACTCCCATCTATTGAAAAATTACCCGGATGGGTGTTATGCGCGCATGATACAGCTACAAAGATTCACGCACACCCAAGCCATCGGAATTGCATCAGGTTCAAGTTCATCAGTAAAACCGcgagaagaggaagaaagagaaggaaagtAA
- the LOC126594601 gene encoding uncharacterized protein LOC126594601, with the protein MGGKCPHRSVKKRRYSHKTHRRAKFEIKGDDMVYDGLKKAEDGAKPLPQDQDLPGMGQYYCLHCDRYFNNASVRDDHFKTKRHKKRVKIMMGDAPHTQLDADLAAGMGMPDNGPKLMSF; encoded by the exons ATGGGAGGCAAGTGCCCACACAGAAGCGTCAAGAAACGAAGATACTCTCACAAGACTCACCGCCGCGCCAAATTCGAAATCAAAG GCGACGATATGGTGTACGATGGTCTGAAGAAGGCAGAAGACGGGGCGAAGCCATTGCCTCAGGACCAGGACCTTCCTGGGATGGGTCAATACTACTGCCTACACTGCGA CCGATACTTTAACAACGCATCGGTGAGGGACGATCATTTCAAGACGAAGCGTCACAAGAAGCGTGTTAAGATAATGATGGGGGATGCACCTCACACTCAGCTGGACGCTGATTTAGCTGCTGGGATGGGTATGCCTGATAATGGTCCCAAGCTTATGTCATTTTGA